In a single window of the Deinococcus aetherius genome:
- a CDS encoding [LysW]-lysine hydrolase, translating into MPAPDRAAEARALVVGAVAIPSRSGEEAEVAAYLTNWMAGRGFEAHVDEAGNAVGERGQGPLTVLLLGHIDTVPGDIPVRVEGDVLHGRGSVDAKGSFCAFVAAVAALPEEALAGARFVCVGATEEEAPSSRGARHVVRLYRPDLVLIGEPSGWAGLTLGYKGRLVARVRVHKDNFHTAGEGTSAADDLASGWFRVREWAAGEGGEGVFDAVQATIQDLWSRTDGLAQVAEGTFGLRLPPRVSPEAAEEAVRGALSSLPGPAGVEVTFTGHERAVRHPRDNALTRALRVAIRARGGTPVFKVKTGTSDMNVVAEAWPVPTVAYGPGDSALDHTPHEHLDLREYDRTVSVLTQALTRLSATDPARS; encoded by the coding sequence ATGCCCGCGCCCGACCGGGCCGCCGAGGCCCGGGCGCTCGTCGTGGGGGCTGTCGCCATCCCCTCCCGGTCCGGGGAGGAGGCGGAGGTCGCGGCCTACCTGACGAACTGGATGGCGGGGCGCGGCTTTGAGGCGCACGTCGACGAGGCGGGCAACGCGGTGGGCGAGCGGGGGCAGGGTCCCCTGACCGTCCTGCTGCTCGGGCACATCGACACGGTGCCGGGGGACATCCCGGTGCGGGTGGAGGGGGACGTCCTCCACGGGCGGGGCAGCGTGGACGCCAAGGGGAGCTTCTGCGCCTTCGTGGCGGCGGTGGCAGCCCTGCCGGAGGAGGCGCTCGCCGGGGCCCGCTTCGTGTGCGTCGGCGCGACCGAGGAGGAGGCGCCGAGCAGCCGGGGGGCGCGGCATGTCGTCCGTCTCTACCGCCCCGACCTCGTCCTGATCGGCGAGCCGAGCGGCTGGGCGGGCCTGACGCTGGGGTACAAAGGGCGGCTGGTGGCCCGCGTGCGCGTGCACAAGGACAACTTCCACACGGCGGGCGAGGGCACGAGCGCCGCCGACGACCTCGCTTCGGGGTGGTTCCGGGTGCGCGAGTGGGCCGCCGGGGAGGGGGGGGAGGGGGTCTTCGACGCGGTGCAGGCGACGATCCAGGACCTCTGGAGCCGCACCGACGGCCTCGCCCAGGTCGCGGAGGGCACCTTCGGGCTGCGGCTGCCGCCCCGGGTGTCTCCCGAGGCCGCCGAGGAGGCCGTACGCGGGGCGCTTTCCAGCCTGCCCGGCCCGGCGGGGGTGGAGGTCACCTTCACCGGGCACGAGCGCGCGGTGCGGCATCCCCGGGACAACGCGCTGACCCGCGCGCTGAGGGTCGCCATCCGGGCGCGCGGCGGCACGCCCGTCTTCAAGGTGAAGACCGGCACGAGCGACATGAACGTCGTGGCGGAGGCCTGGCCGGTCCCTACCGTCGCCTACGGGCCGGGGGACAGCGCCCTCGACCACACCCCGCACGAGCACCTCGACCTGCGGGAGTACGACCGGACGGTCTCGGTG
- a CDS encoding helix-turn-helix domain-containing protein, translated as MPRPRKNPVPQEASASRRRFAEKLRAERNRQGMTLEDLAEKSGLTWSYISQVERGVRNITVDNMDALARGVGVELRDLL; from the coding sequence GTGCCCCGCCCCCGGAAGAACCCCGTCCCGCAGGAAGCCAGCGCCTCACGCCGCCGTTTCGCCGAGAAGCTGCGGGCAGAGCGCAACCGGCAGGGGATGACGCTGGAGGACCTGGCGGAGAAGAGTGGGCTGACGTGGAGCTACATCTCGCAGGTGGAACGCGGGGTTCGGAATATCACGGTGGACAACATGGACGCGCTGGCGCGGGGCGTCGGGGTGGAGTTGCGGGACCTGCTGTGA
- a CDS encoding Mu transposase C-terminal domain-containing protein, translated as MSRGYDGSLLSRKGEVLLTRLGVTVRFESTVEERLLQMLDVDGGVVSVERAESVTVYTSDGASHTYTPDFTVTFTDGRVLSLECKPRKLLPLLLQENADAWQARVTRLEGLGRPLYVVTERDLPRERVQQAITFGPFHGVEGSAELGELARKTLRERGALPLVTLRLLLKEVAPRLSAHLDATLLSMLARRELVADVTALPPTCLVDLPGRSIPLPPSPVGWPLRALLRESLEQVLTPDESTDQGGELRLEAQFLRTERGQRALQLFALYSDPTRPLDNEQAEELGQRVGVSGRTVYRFREALVEAGAPGITFTELVPYLARPGQGKPRRQVEARVTAIMERLAREHYFVPVGTAGRTATVSNLSELVRKACLAEELPPPAYNTVRRFADRLWEQDPVQATLLREGREKAQALEPRQGHLEVRRYGELLGVDCTPCDVFTREEGLTVVPLREGRGKRQRHPEARRGNIINIVDVVTSQVLRSVVVVKPISAALVLRVLRDLFLGDTSELVAAGVVTVPQAMGLPQRLRLDGGSEFINRQVKRVLAHLGITVLPRNQWSRHHGGIEERTIGITTHYQHILPGTTMNNIANRGKYDAQRGAVLTIADLNRYHQRIVERHNNLCAPLRELTRHEHAQHLLDQGLTAWRPPSTTQLEFLRNRMHPQEIKKCGQEGIKLLGLIYNAPELDPLIVRGASVEVLYNPDDISTARAVHPDTGALIHLQARLPEGVEGPLSLQEWVEIKGRFRAARQSALDRVKTPQQLLAEVMVERQERLQQGKQKAPATSLTSLKPPPVERPGTRPSIQPAEIVFEENPPGGLK; from the coding sequence ATGAGTCGGGGTTATGACGGCTCACTCCTGAGTCGCAAGGGGGAGGTGCTGCTGACCCGTCTGGGTGTGACGGTACGCTTCGAAAGCACCGTCGAGGAGCGGCTGTTGCAGATGCTCGACGTGGATGGCGGGGTCGTCTCCGTCGAACGGGCGGAGAGCGTCACGGTCTACACCTCCGACGGTGCCAGCCACACCTACACACCGGACTTCACGGTCACCTTCACGGACGGGCGGGTGCTGTCGCTCGAATGCAAGCCCCGAAAGCTTCTTCCCCTGCTGTTGCAGGAGAACGCTGATGCCTGGCAGGCGCGGGTGACCCGCCTGGAGGGACTCGGGCGACCGCTGTACGTGGTCACCGAGCGAGACCTCCCCCGTGAGCGGGTGCAACAGGCCATCACCTTCGGCCCGTTCCATGGGGTGGAGGGCTCCGCCGAACTTGGCGAACTGGCCCGGAAGACGCTCCGGGAGCGCGGCGCCCTGCCCCTGGTAACCCTCCGCCTTCTGCTCAAAGAGGTGGCGCCCAGACTGTCGGCCCACCTGGACGCCACCCTGCTCAGCATGCTGGCCCGGCGGGAACTCGTCGCGGACGTGACCGCCCTGCCCCCCACCTGCCTGGTCGACCTCCCGGGGAGGAGCATTCCCCTCCCACCCTCACCGGTCGGCTGGCCCCTCCGTGCCCTGCTCAGGGAGAGCCTGGAGCAGGTGCTCACGCCCGACGAGTCCACCGATCAGGGGGGGGAATTGCGGCTCGAGGCCCAGTTCCTCAGGACGGAGCGGGGGCAACGGGCGCTGCAACTCTTCGCCCTGTATTCCGACCCGACCCGGCCCCTGGACAACGAGCAGGCGGAAGAACTGGGTCAGAGGGTCGGCGTCTCGGGGCGAACGGTCTACCGCTTCCGTGAGGCTCTGGTGGAGGCAGGGGCACCCGGGATCACCTTCACGGAGCTTGTCCCGTACCTGGCCCGTCCCGGGCAGGGAAAACCCAGGCGGCAGGTCGAGGCCAGGGTCACCGCCATCATGGAGCGACTGGCACGGGAGCACTACTTCGTCCCTGTGGGAACGGCGGGCAGGACGGCGACGGTCAGCAATCTGTCCGAGCTGGTGCGGAAGGCCTGCCTGGCCGAGGAACTCCCGCCCCCCGCGTACAACACGGTTCGGCGCTTCGCGGATCGCCTGTGGGAACAGGACCCGGTGCAGGCAACGCTGTTGCGGGAGGGCCGGGAGAAGGCGCAGGCCCTCGAGCCGCGCCAGGGGCATCTGGAAGTGCGACGGTACGGCGAACTCCTGGGTGTGGACTGCACACCCTGTGACGTGTTCACACGTGAGGAGGGGCTGACGGTGGTTCCGCTGCGGGAAGGGCGTGGCAAGAGGCAGCGGCACCCGGAGGCTCGACGGGGCAACATCATCAACATCGTGGACGTGGTGACCTCCCAGGTCCTGCGCTCCGTGGTCGTCGTGAAACCCATCAGCGCTGCCCTCGTCCTGCGGGTGCTCCGAGACCTCTTCCTGGGGGACACGAGTGAGCTGGTGGCGGCAGGGGTCGTGACGGTGCCACAGGCGATGGGACTCCCCCAGCGTCTGCGTCTGGACGGCGGGTCGGAATTCATCAACCGGCAGGTCAAGCGTGTGCTGGCCCATCTCGGGATCACCGTGCTCCCACGGAACCAGTGGTCGCGGCATCACGGCGGAATCGAGGAGCGAACCATCGGAATCACGACGCACTACCAGCACATCCTGCCGGGGACGACCATGAACAACATCGCGAACCGGGGCAAATACGACGCCCAGCGTGGCGCCGTGCTGACCATCGCCGATCTCAACCGTTACCACCAGAGGATCGTGGAGCGCCACAACAATCTCTGTGCGCCACTGCGGGAGCTGACCCGGCACGAGCACGCGCAACACCTCCTGGATCAGGGGCTGACGGCCTGGCGTCCCCCGTCGACCACCCAGCTGGAGTTCCTGCGGAACCGGATGCATCCACAGGAGATCAAGAAATGCGGGCAGGAGGGCATCAAGCTGCTCGGCCTGATCTACAACGCTCCTGAACTGGACCCCCTGATCGTCCGGGGAGCCAGCGTCGAGGTGCTGTACAACCCGGACGACATCTCCACAGCCCGGGCCGTGCACCCGGACACGGGCGCCCTGATCCACTTGCAAGCCCGCCTGCCCGAGGGAGTGGAGGGGCCGCTGAGCCTCCAGGAATGGGTGGAGATCAAAGGGCGTTTCCGGGCGGCGCGGCAGTCCGCCCTCGACCGGGTCAAGACCCCTCAACAACTGTTGGCGGAGGTGATGGTGGAGCGGCAGGAGCGCCTCCAGCAAGGGAAGCAAAAGGCACCAGCCACTTCCCTGACCAGTTTGAAACCCCCGCCGGTAGAAAGGCCCGGTACACGTCCCAGCATCCAGCCCGCTGAGATTGTCTTCGAAGAGAATCCCCCCGGAGGGCTAAAATGA
- a CDS encoding TniB family NTP-binding protein, which translates to MSGEDFRREDGHEQKNSRHEIIRRRELLWYPEPGRQALLERLHAIATDPQRHRTRSIAIIAESNGGKSGLIQRYLTVHPPVESEEALHIPAIMVNMTQIIRVDQLSIALLECVQDIDPEAGTHAERMKRFIALAKKVKLGLIFLDEFHDCATTEGKGKGFLRCIKALIQADLCVVPVGTEALAEVLAQDPQLNTRFSFSRGRLPRLKDVNVVKSLMVKVSELEKDDISDAAVEYVLSQSRGILGHILDLVEGTLLEHGDLKLDSLRDYRKYMDVLDRVV; encoded by the coding sequence ATGAGTGGAGAAGATTTCCGTCGCGAGGATGGTCACGAGCAAAAAAACTCTCGTCACGAGATCATCCGGCGACGCGAGCTGCTGTGGTACCCCGAACCGGGCCGTCAGGCTCTGCTGGAGCGTCTCCACGCCATCGCCACCGACCCACAGCGTCACCGAACACGCAGCATCGCCATCATCGCGGAGAGTAATGGGGGTAAATCCGGACTGATCCAACGGTACCTGACAGTACACCCCCCCGTGGAGAGCGAGGAAGCCCTGCACATTCCAGCCATCATGGTCAACATGACCCAGATCATCAGGGTAGACCAGCTGAGCATCGCCCTGTTGGAATGCGTGCAAGACATCGATCCCGAGGCTGGCACCCACGCAGAACGCATGAAACGCTTCATCGCCCTGGCGAAAAAAGTGAAGTTGGGCCTGATCTTCCTCGACGAGTTTCATGACTGCGCGACCACGGAGGGAAAAGGGAAGGGGTTCCTGCGCTGCATCAAGGCGCTTATCCAGGCAGACCTGTGCGTGGTTCCCGTGGGGACGGAGGCACTGGCCGAAGTGCTGGCGCAGGATCCTCAACTGAATACCCGCTTTAGCTTCTCGCGTGGACGGCTCCCACGGTTGAAGGATGTGAACGTGGTGAAGAGCCTGATGGTCAAGGTGTCGGAACTAGAGAAGGACGACATCAGCGACGCGGCAGTAGAGTATGTGCTCTCCCAGTCCCGTGGCATCCTTGGTCACATCCTCGACCTGGTCGAGGGCACCCTGCTCGAACATGGCGATTTGAAGCTGGACTCCCTGAGGGACTACCGCAAGTACATGGATGTGCTGGACCGGGTGGTGTAA
- a CDS encoding magnesium chelatase subunit ChlI family protein: protein MTETEGSAQVRARVSRARGAMLARQGGRNSDLGGQALRRHAPLKPGPDAFLRAAARQLNLTGRGFDRVLRVARTVADLAGSADISEAHLAEAVTYRPRELS, encoded by the coding sequence ATGACAGAGACGGAGGGCAGCGCTCAGGTGCGGGCCCGGGTCAGCCGCGCCCGGGGGGCGATGCTGGCCCGGCAGGGGGGCCGCAACAGCGACCTGGGCGGACAGGCCCTGCGGCGGCACGCGCCGCTGAAGCCCGGCCCCGACGCCTTCCTCCGCGCCGCCGCCCGGCAACTCAACCTGACGGGGCGGGGCTTCGACCGGGTGCTGCGCGTCGCCCGCACCGTCGCCGACCTGGCGGGCAGCGCGGACATCAGCGAGGCGCACCTCGCGGAGGCGGTGACGTATCGCCCGCGCGAGCTAAGTTAG
- a CDS encoding TniQ family protein, which yields MRLPVFPAPRDDEVLSSYVTRLALANRMRPMRLTAVLGLPSFWKRDPDVSVTPDELAVLAGATGVPLERLLQCSVLPMLSRLHESARPDANPRFLVMMGKHRGVHGVRGHPLCPACVRETGVVQRSWRLTTSVICRRHSLPLIDACPHCQSPLDHVRLHRRRSSRRRLMEHRPGSCPGCRQALPDPPSLDEVTRKHALFIQDLMAEATATGEVLWGDLRLDAREFQGLLESFLQLHYPTRAQTGVAKWRPETSGVRERREVVVAAGERMVDGLVACLRRLREENVRPHRVVGWASGNAGVPDWFRELVFLALSPDARHLPPVQSGRKTFQFTERQWRVIAPLIPPVPRTSRKQKGAREVLQAWCTRNLKGTRQTEWTGKWTGHVSYPAMYRGIKKLAESGVLDQVIGRMLDMPECRTALTAPGTVGALIRMRSAHAGHLWTLMVEEALRSRIVGSLPA from the coding sequence GTGCGGCTCCCGGTCTTTCCTGCTCCACGCGACGACGAGGTGCTGAGCAGTTACGTCACCCGACTCGCCCTCGCAAACAGAATGCGCCCGATGCGTCTGACGGCGGTTCTGGGCCTGCCCTCGTTCTGGAAGCGTGACCCGGACGTGAGTGTCACCCCGGACGAACTCGCCGTGCTCGCCGGGGCGACGGGCGTTCCACTCGAGCGGCTCCTCCAGTGCAGTGTGCTCCCGATGCTGAGCCGTCTCCACGAGAGCGCGCGACCCGACGCCAACCCCAGGTTTCTCGTGATGATGGGGAAGCACCGGGGCGTTCATGGGGTGAGGGGGCATCCCCTCTGCCCTGCCTGCGTCCGGGAGACAGGAGTGGTGCAGCGATCATGGCGACTGACCACCAGCGTGATCTGCCGGAGACACAGCCTGCCCCTCATCGATGCCTGCCCCCACTGTCAGTCACCCCTTGACCACGTCCGGTTGCATCGGAGGCGCTCCAGCCGCAGGCGGTTGATGGAGCATCGCCCGGGCTCCTGCCCCGGCTGCCGTCAGGCACTCCCCGACCCCCCATCCCTCGATGAGGTCACCCGGAAACATGCCCTGTTCATTCAGGACCTGATGGCCGAGGCGACCGCCACGGGGGAGGTGCTCTGGGGCGACCTGCGTCTGGACGCCCGGGAGTTCCAGGGGCTTCTGGAAAGCTTCCTGCAACTGCACTACCCCACCAGGGCGCAGACGGGCGTTGCGAAGTGGCGGCCCGAGACCAGTGGGGTCCGGGAACGGCGGGAGGTCGTGGTGGCGGCCGGCGAACGGATGGTGGACGGGCTGGTGGCCTGCCTGAGACGGCTGCGGGAAGAGAATGTTCGCCCACATCGAGTCGTGGGGTGGGCGAGTGGCAACGCCGGGGTGCCCGACTGGTTCCGAGAGCTGGTCTTCCTGGCCCTGTCGCCGGACGCCCGCCATCTGCCACCCGTGCAGTCCGGGCGGAAAACCTTCCAGTTCACGGAGAGGCAGTGGCGGGTCATCGCCCCGCTCATCCCGCCGGTGCCCAGAACCAGCCGCAAGCAGAAGGGGGCCCGGGAGGTCCTCCAGGCCTGGTGCACCCGCAACCTGAAGGGCACACGGCAGACAGAGTGGACGGGAAAATGGACGGGGCACGTGAGTTACCCCGCCATGTACCGGGGGATAAAGAAGCTGGCCGAGTCCGGCGTGCTGGATCAGGTCATCGGCCGGATGCTGGACATGCCGGAATGCCGAACGGCCTTGACGGCGCCAGGGACCGTTGGAGCCCTGATCAGGATGCGAAGCGCCCATGCCGGACATCTGTGGACACTGATGGTGGAAGAGGCACTCAGGAGCCGCATCGTCGGCTCCCTCCCTGCCTGA